The Sphingomonas sp. genome contains a region encoding:
- a CDS encoding polysaccharide deacetylase family protein — MQVNRRHFATGMATLMLGAPIARAADGEGGALSLTYDDGLPSHLDVAAPALERRGLRGTFYVTWDNIVARVGDWEKLPARGHELGAHTMHHPCDIGPLSAEAFADKEFRPLEAWLDKVAGPTRPRDFAYPCDVTDLGPGKPNVERARYEALLKRLRIDSARNSEGPPNPATWVRRHPYRLQALAVGYDAQPLDVFNYLQLARHERRWAILVFHQVGAGPETDGAVTAAQHEALLDMVLASGLAVRTVGNQMRRLSSG; from the coding sequence ATGCAGGTGAACAGGCGGCACTTCGCGACAGGGATGGCGACGCTGATGCTCGGCGCCCCGATCGCGCGGGCGGCGGACGGCGAAGGCGGGGCGTTGAGCCTGACCTATGACGACGGGTTGCCCTCGCATCTTGACGTGGCGGCGCCGGCACTGGAGCGCCGCGGCTTGCGCGGCACCTTCTACGTAACCTGGGACAATATCGTCGCTCGGGTGGGCGATTGGGAGAAGTTGCCGGCGCGGGGGCATGAACTCGGCGCGCATACCATGCACCACCCGTGCGACATCGGTCCGCTCAGCGCGGAGGCGTTCGCGGACAAGGAGTTCCGGCCGCTGGAAGCGTGGCTGGACAAGGTCGCCGGGCCGACGCGGCCGCGCGACTTCGCCTATCCCTGCGACGTTACCGATCTGGGGCCGGGTAAGCCCAATGTGGAGCGCGCGCGCTACGAAGCGCTGCTTAAGCGGCTTCGGATCGACAGCGCACGCAACAGCGAGGGCCCGCCCAACCCTGCGACCTGGGTGCGACGGCATCCCTATCGGCTGCAGGCACTGGCGGTGGGCTATGACGCGCAGCCGCTCGACGTGTTCAACTATCTGCAGCTGGCGCGGCACGAGCGGCGCTGGGCGATTCTGGTGTTTCATCAGGTGGGCGCCGGGCCAGAAACTGACGGGGCGGTGACTGCCGCGCAGCACGAGGCGTTGCTCGACATGGTGCTGGCCAGCGGGCTCGCGGTGCGCACCGTGGGCAATCAGATGCGGCGTCTCAGTTCGGGCTGA